Proteins encoded within one genomic window of Streptomyces kaniharaensis:
- a CDS encoding endonuclease/exonuclease/phosphatase family protein, with product MTTTPRVRLATFNVLHGRPVRADGRPSRMTDLPAPELPLCDAVAALDADVVALQEVDRLQERSGRVDQARAAARAVAAADWRYASALHGHAILGRGWILDPSEPGLRVYGPDDARPDGGSPSHGVALLSRLPVRGWRAVRLGPGPFAVPLRIPGKRGLVVTRDRPRAALAAVLEGRRGPFTAVAAHLSTVPGWNVRQLLLLRRWIADLPRPHVLLGDLNLIGAIPRVALSAAELLTPLSDSGARQGSWRDTARLRTYPSHRPAVQFDHVLAIGVTPDGTGAARAPRSPISDHRPLVVDLPL from the coding sequence GTGACCACGACCCCGCGGGTGCGACTCGCGACCTTCAACGTGCTGCACGGCAGGCCGGTCCGGGCCGATGGCCGGCCGTCGCGCATGACCGATCTGCCCGCCCCGGAGCTGCCGCTCTGCGACGCCGTCGCCGCGCTGGACGCCGACGTGGTGGCGTTGCAGGAGGTCGACCGGCTCCAGGAGCGGTCGGGTCGGGTCGACCAGGCGCGGGCGGCCGCCCGGGCGGTGGCCGCCGCCGACTGGCGCTATGCCTCGGCGCTGCACGGCCACGCGATCCTCGGCCGGGGCTGGATCCTCGACCCGTCCGAGCCCGGGCTACGGGTGTACGGCCCCGACGACGCACGGCCGGACGGCGGCAGCCCCTCGCACGGCGTCGCGTTGCTGTCGCGGCTGCCGGTGCGCGGCTGGCGAGCCGTCCGGCTCGGCCCGGGCCCGTTCGCGGTGCCGCTGCGGATACCCGGCAAGCGCGGCCTCGTCGTGACCCGCGACCGGCCGCGCGCGGCGCTGGCGGCCGTCCTGGAGGGGCGGCGGGGGCCGTTCACGGCGGTGGCGGCGCACCTGTCGACCGTGCCGGGGTGGAACGTCCGGCAGCTGCTCCTCCTGCGCCGCTGGATCGCCGACCTGCCCCGGCCGCACGTCCTGCTGGGCGACCTCAACCTGATCGGCGCGATCCCCCGGGTGGCCCTGAGCGCGGCGGAGCTGCTCACCCCCCTGTCCGACTCCGGTGCCCGGCAGGGGAGTTGGCGCGATACGGCCCGGCTCCGGACCTATCCCTCGCACCGTCCGGCGGTGCAGTTCGACCATGTCCTGGCGATCGGCGTCACACCGGACGGGACCGGCGCCGCGCGTGCCCCCAGGAGCCCGATATCGGACCACCGGCCGCTGGTGGTCGACCTGCCGCTGTGA
- a CDS encoding 2-hydroxyacid dehydrogenase: protein MEILAYGVQTDERPLLERAFAGRHGLRCLAVDLTHDTAPLAAGHPAVSSSVNAVLDAETLAVLAAGGTKLIAQRSTGFNNIDLDSAADLGLTVARVSHYSPHAVAEHAWALALAVNRRLTRAANRSREFDFRLDGLLGRDVHGMTVGVIGTGKIGACFARIASGFGTELLGWDIAPNPDCLELGMAYTELPELLSRADLVSLHVPLVPATHHLIDAAALARMKDDAILVNSSRGGLVDSAALVETLRAGRLSGVGLDVYEEETGVFFTDRSIQGITDDVLARLVTFPQVLVTSHQAYFTRTAVGQIIDATARNVDDFAAGRTNENTLVPATDTGAADRRPAG from the coding sequence ATGGAGATCCTCGCGTACGGGGTGCAGACAGACGAGCGGCCGCTGCTGGAACGGGCCTTCGCCGGCCGGCACGGACTGCGCTGCCTGGCCGTCGACCTCACCCACGACACGGCCCCGCTCGCCGCCGGCCACCCGGCCGTCAGCAGCAGCGTCAACGCCGTCCTGGACGCCGAGACGCTCGCCGTCCTGGCGGCCGGCGGCACCAAGCTGATCGCCCAGCGCTCCACCGGCTTCAACAACATCGACCTCGACTCCGCCGCCGACCTCGGCCTGACCGTCGCCCGGGTCTCCCACTACAGCCCCCACGCCGTCGCCGAGCACGCGTGGGCGCTGGCACTCGCGGTCAACCGCCGGCTCACCCGCGCGGCGAACCGCTCCCGCGAGTTCGACTTCCGCCTCGACGGGCTGCTCGGCCGGGACGTCCACGGGATGACCGTCGGCGTGATCGGCACCGGCAAGATCGGCGCGTGCTTCGCCCGGATCGCCTCCGGGTTCGGCACCGAGCTGCTCGGCTGGGACATCGCCCCGAACCCGGACTGCCTGGAACTCGGGATGGCCTACACCGAACTGCCCGAACTCCTCTCCCGCGCCGACCTGGTGAGCCTGCACGTACCCCTGGTGCCGGCCACCCACCACCTGATCGACGCGGCTGCGCTGGCCCGCATGAAGGACGACGCGATCCTGGTGAACTCCAGCCGCGGCGGCCTGGTGGACAGCGCGGCCCTGGTCGAGACCCTGCGCGCGGGGCGGCTGTCCGGCGTCGGCCTGGACGTGTACGAGGAGGAGACCGGCGTCTTCTTCACCGACCGGTCCATCCAGGGCATCACCGACGACGTCCTGGCCCGCCTGGTGACGTTCCCGCAGGTCCTGGTCACCTCGCACCAGGCGTACTTCACCCGCACCGCCGTCGGCCAGATCATCGACGCCACGGCGCGGAACGTCGACGACTTCGCGGCCGGCCGCACCAACGAGAACACCCTCGTCCCGGCCACCGACACCGGGGCCGCGGACCGGCGGCCCGCCGGGTAG
- a CDS encoding 6-phosphofructokinase → MRIGVLTSGGDCPGLNAVIRSVVHRGVVDHGDEIIGFEDGWRGFLEGHHRPLTLDSVSGILAQGGTILGSSRVQPSHLRDGVERARKYCSDLGLDAVIPIGGEGTLKAAKLMSDAGLPIVGVPKTIDNDIAATDVTFGFDTAVSVATEALDRLKTTAESHQRVMVVEVMGRHTGWIALNAGMAAGAHAIVVPERPFHIEKLTAVVRERFDRQKKFAIVVCAEGAKPEPGTMHWEEGTKDIYGHERFTGIATQLSRELEHRLGKEARPVILGHTQRGGTPTAYDRVLATRFGWHAVEAVHKGAFGHITALQGTNINLVPLAEAVAELKTVPQERYLEAETVI, encoded by the coding sequence ATGCGTATTGGAGTCCTGACCAGCGGCGGTGACTGCCCCGGCCTGAACGCGGTGATCCGCTCCGTGGTCCACCGCGGGGTGGTCGACCACGGCGACGAGATCATCGGGTTCGAGGACGGGTGGCGCGGCTTCCTGGAGGGCCACCACCGCCCCCTGACCCTGGACTCGGTGAGCGGCATCCTCGCCCAGGGCGGCACGATCCTCGGCTCGTCCCGGGTGCAGCCGAGCCACCTGCGCGACGGCGTCGAGCGCGCCAGGAAGTACTGCTCGGACCTCGGCCTCGACGCGGTGATCCCGATCGGCGGCGAGGGCACCCTGAAGGCCGCCAAGCTGATGAGCGACGCGGGCCTGCCGATCGTCGGCGTGCCGAAGACCATCGACAACGACATCGCCGCCACCGACGTGACCTTCGGCTTCGACACCGCCGTCTCGGTCGCCACCGAGGCGCTGGACCGGCTGAAGACCACCGCCGAGTCCCACCAGCGCGTCATGGTCGTCGAGGTCATGGGCCGGCACACCGGCTGGATCGCGCTCAACGCGGGCATGGCGGCCGGCGCGCACGCCATCGTCGTCCCCGAGCGGCCGTTCCACATCGAGAAGCTGACCGCCGTCGTCCGCGAGCGCTTCGACCGGCAGAAGAAGTTCGCCATCGTGGTCTGCGCCGAGGGTGCCAAGCCCGAGCCCGGCACCATGCACTGGGAGGAGGGCACCAAGGACATCTACGGCCACGAGCGGTTCACCGGCATCGCCACCCAGCTCTCCCGCGAGCTGGAGCACCGGCTCGGCAAGGAGGCCCGCCCGGTGATCCTCGGCCACACCCAGCGCGGCGGCACCCCGACCGCGTACGACCGCGTGCTCGCCACCCGCTTCGGCTGGCACGCCGTCGAGGCCGTCCACAAGGGCGCCTTCGGGCACATCACCGCGCTGCAGGGCACCAACATCAACCTGGTGCCGCTGGCCGAGGCGGTCGCCGAGCTGAAGACCGTCCCGCAGGAGCGCTACCTGGAGGCGGAGACGGTCATCTGA
- a CDS encoding type 1 glutamine amidotransferase → MSESSLRVVWVYPDLLSTYGDRGNALVVERRARQRHLNVTRIDVRSDQAVPTSGDIYLIGGGEDRPQRLAAERLRADSGLIRAAENGAIIFGVCAGFQIMGHEFVNDLGEREPGLGLLDVWTTRGEGARCVGDVLADVDPRLGLPQLTGFENHQGVTHLGQGVQPFATVTVGRGNGTGDGTEGAWRDTVFGTYLHGPVLARNPAVADMLIKLALDVNALPPADTTWYDALRAERIAATTRPA, encoded by the coding sequence ATGAGTGAGAGCAGCCTGCGTGTGGTCTGGGTCTACCCGGACCTGCTCAGCACCTACGGCGACCGCGGCAACGCCCTGGTCGTGGAGCGCCGGGCCCGCCAGCGCCATCTCAACGTGACCCGGATCGACGTCCGCTCCGACCAGGCGGTCCCCACCAGCGGGGACATCTACCTGATCGGCGGCGGCGAGGACCGGCCGCAGCGGCTGGCCGCGGAGCGGCTGCGGGCCGACAGCGGCCTGATCCGGGCCGCGGAGAACGGCGCGATCATCTTCGGCGTCTGCGCGGGCTTCCAGATCATGGGCCACGAGTTCGTCAATGACCTCGGCGAGCGCGAGCCGGGCCTCGGCCTGCTCGACGTCTGGACCACCCGCGGCGAGGGCGCCCGCTGCGTCGGCGACGTGCTGGCGGACGTCGACCCCCGGCTCGGCCTGCCGCAGCTGACCGGCTTCGAGAACCACCAGGGCGTCACCCACCTCGGCCAGGGCGTCCAGCCGTTCGCCACCGTCACCGTCGGCCGGGGCAACGGCACCGGTGACGGCACCGAGGGCGCCTGGCGGGACACCGTCTTCGGCACCTACCTGCACGGCCCGGTGCTGGCGCGCAACCCCGCCGTCGCCGACATGCTGATCAAGCTGGCGCTGGACGTCAACGCCCTGCCGCCGGCCGACACCACCTGGTACGACGCGCTGCGCGCCGAGCGCATCGCCGCGACCACGCGCCCCGCGTAG
- a CDS encoding MurT ligase domain-containing protein: MAGTESEPTGARDASLPARAKIAVTAGKVAAAVSRKAGRGSGSVIGGKVALRLDPDLLATLADHLDVVLVSATNGKTTTTRLIAEALRAAGPVVSNALGANMPAGITSALAGGSEARFGVIEVDEKYLAGVARDTRPKAIALLNLSRDQLDRAAETRMMAEKWREGLQDTEAVVIANADDPLVTWAASSCKKVVWVAAGQAWKEDAWSCPACGGVMQRPGDDWFCQECGFRRPNPHWALQGTHVIDPQRGAWPIQLQLPGRANLANATSSAAVAAVFGVSPQVALERMQSVTAVAGRYDVVQYQGRDIRLLLAKNPAGWLETFSLIDGPPAPVILSVNALDADGTDTSWLWDVDYERLAGHPVFVMGQRKLDLAVRLEVAGLQFHVVDTLEQAVRMAPPGRIEAIANYTAFQQLRKVVAG; encoded by the coding sequence ATGGCAGGCACCGAATCGGAGCCCACAGGCGCACGCGACGCCTCGCTGCCGGCCCGCGCCAAGATCGCGGTCACGGCCGGCAAGGTCGCCGCCGCCGTGTCGCGCAAGGCCGGACGCGGAAGCGGCTCGGTGATCGGCGGCAAGGTCGCCCTCAGGCTCGACCCCGATCTGCTCGCCACCCTCGCCGACCACCTCGACGTGGTGCTGGTCAGCGCCACCAACGGCAAGACCACCACCACCCGCCTGATCGCCGAGGCGCTGCGCGCCGCCGGCCCGGTGGTCTCCAACGCCCTGGGCGCCAACATGCCGGCCGGCATCACCTCCGCCCTCGCCGGCGGCTCGGAGGCCCGCTTCGGCGTGATCGAGGTCGACGAGAAGTACCTGGCGGGCGTCGCGCGCGACACCCGTCCCAAGGCGATCGCCCTGCTCAACCTCTCCCGCGACCAGCTCGACCGCGCCGCCGAGACCCGCATGATGGCCGAGAAGTGGCGCGAGGGCCTGCAGGACACCGAGGCCGTCGTCATCGCCAACGCCGACGACCCGCTCGTGACCTGGGCCGCCTCGTCCTGCAAGAAGGTGGTCTGGGTGGCCGCCGGGCAGGCCTGGAAGGAGGACGCCTGGTCCTGCCCCGCCTGCGGCGGCGTGATGCAGCGCCCCGGCGACGACTGGTTCTGCCAGGAGTGCGGCTTCCGGCGCCCCAACCCGCACTGGGCGCTCCAGGGCACCCACGTCATCGACCCGCAGCGCGGCGCCTGGCCGATCCAGCTCCAGCTGCCCGGCCGCGCCAACCTGGCCAACGCCACCAGCTCGGCCGCCGTCGCCGCCGTGTTCGGCGTCTCCCCGCAGGTCGCGCTGGAGCGGATGCAGTCGGTCACCGCGGTGGCCGGCCGCTACGACGTCGTCCAGTACCAGGGCCGCGACATAAGGCTGCTGCTGGCGAAGAACCCGGCCGGCTGGCTGGAGACCTTCTCGCTGATCGACGGCCCGCCGGCCCCGGTCATCCTCTCCGTCAACGCCCTCGACGCCGACGGCACCGACACCTCCTGGCTGTGGGACGTCGACTACGAGCGGCTCGCCGGGCACCCGGTGTTCGTGATGGGCCAGCGCAAGCTGGACCTGGCCGTCCGCCTGGAGGTCGCCGGGCTGCAGTTCCACGTGGTGGACACGCTGGAGCAGGCCGTCCGGATGGCCCCGCCCGGCCGGATCGAGGCCATCGCCAACTACACCGCCTTCCAGCAGCTGCGGAAGGTCGTGGCCGGCTGA
- a CDS encoding GNAT family N-acetyltransferase, whose translation MTASHTHPRRLWNPSFRRSDRRCAVPDGQAARQPALTGGPFRVGRAHPAPLRPQAPPEPREPLPDVAVRMSLPDGTALTVRPTGPGDKAEARAMHQRCSPASLRSRYHGPVRDADRYLDHLLNGRHGRSLAVTAADGRIVALGHLMWDDGKAELAVLVEDAWQRRGLGLMLLRRLSAMAREAGIGTVYAVTHASNTGLITTMRRLSAPLEFHAEDGTLVITAVLATAVPAAPQPGR comes from the coding sequence ATGACGGCATCCCACACGCACCCGCGGCGGCTCTGGAACCCCTCCTTCCGCAGGTCGGACCGCAGGTGCGCGGTGCCCGACGGGCAGGCCGCACGGCAGCCGGCGCTCACTGGCGGCCCGTTCCGGGTCGGCCGGGCGCACCCGGCGCCGCTCCGCCCGCAGGCGCCGCCGGAGCCGAGGGAGCCGCTCCCGGACGTCGCGGTCCGGATGTCCCTGCCGGACGGGACGGCGCTGACCGTGCGCCCCACGGGGCCGGGCGACAAGGCCGAGGCGCGGGCCATGCACCAGCGCTGCTCCCCCGCCTCGCTGCGGTCGCGCTACCACGGGCCGGTCCGCGACGCCGACCGCTACCTGGACCACCTGCTGAACGGCCGGCACGGCCGCAGCCTCGCCGTGACGGCCGCCGACGGACGGATCGTCGCCCTGGGGCACCTGATGTGGGACGACGGGAAGGCCGAGCTGGCGGTCCTGGTCGAGGACGCCTGGCAGCGGCGCGGGCTCGGGCTGATGCTGTTGCGGCGGCTGTCGGCGATGGCCCGGGAGGCCGGGATCGGGACGGTCTACGCGGTGACGCACGCCTCCAACACGGGCCTGATCACCACCATGCGCCGGCTGTCGGCACCGCTGGAGTTCCACGCCGAGGACGGCACGCTGGTGATCACCGCCGTCCTGGCGACCGCGGTTCCCGCCGCGCCCCAACCGGGCCGCTGA
- a CDS encoding ACT domain-containing protein — translation MEHTEHQTTAVSTSGTPAPSRAQRRGARTHRWRRDTVELAAVFLSVTAADLVAKIVLHGPDGPVVLAASAVALLATALFHTWWSHRHHLHGPPAPAPVPNVGAGPTALWRVRATVQDSPAGLARVCAAFAEQRVAIVSMQSHPLPDGSVDEFFLRAPHSLTPTDLATLVTTGGHDLLDTPVRVA, via the coding sequence ATGGAGCACACGGAGCACCAGACGACCGCCGTAAGCACCTCCGGAACGCCCGCCCCCTCCCGTGCCCAGCGGCGCGGCGCCAGGACCCATCGCTGGCGCCGCGACACCGTCGAACTCGCCGCCGTCTTCCTCTCGGTCACCGCGGCCGACCTGGTCGCCAAGATCGTCCTGCACGGCCCGGACGGGCCGGTGGTCCTCGCCGCGTCCGCCGTCGCGCTGCTGGCCACCGCCCTGTTCCACACCTGGTGGTCGCACCGCCACCACCTGCACGGCCCGCCTGCCCCGGCGCCCGTCCCGAATGTCGGCGCCGGCCCGACCGCGCTGTGGCGCGTGCGCGCCACCGTCCAGGACTCCCCCGCCGGGCTGGCCCGCGTGTGCGCCGCCTTCGCCGAGCAGCGCGTCGCCATCGTCTCCATGCAGTCCCACCCCCTCCCGGACGGCTCCGTCGACGAGTTCTTCCTCCGTGCCCCGCACTCGCTCACCCCCACCGACCTCGCCACCCTCGTCACCACCGGCGGACACGACCTCCTCGACACCCCGGTCCGCGTCGCCTGA
- a CDS encoding pyridoxal phosphate-dependent decarboxylase family protein produces the protein MSTEDFPAEDLRTEDFRAAAHATADLVSDYLAELPARPVWQPMDDTARRALLDAPLPADGRPLAELVDTIGRDVLPHPMGNGNPRFFGWVNSAPAPAGVLATLAASAMNPSSAGGDHADVHLERAVVRWIAELVGFPHPAGGGLLTSGTSMATIVCLAAARNRAARRAGWDVREDGLAGLPPLVGYVTGETHSCVRKAAELLGLGSRHLRTVATGPDGRLDTADLRAAVERDRAAGLLPFLVVASAGTVGTGAVDAFGPIADLCAEQRLWLHVDGAYGAFGVLDPAIAHRYAGLERADSLALDPHKWLGVPVDCGCALVRDTEELRGTFSLVPSYLRDEAAGALGWFSEYGTEQTRPFRALKVWATIAHRGRAGIARDIARCTALARRLGELVEADPELELLAEVQTSIVAFRFRPAGLDETALDALNRELPVAVQRRGRVFVTGARLDGTEMLRACLLNAATTEADLELLLTEVGAAAHALRP, from the coding sequence ATGAGCACCGAGGACTTCCCCGCCGAGGACCTCCGCACGGAGGACTTCCGCGCCGCGGCCCACGCCACCGCCGACCTCGTCTCCGACTACCTCGCCGAGCTGCCCGCCCGGCCCGTCTGGCAGCCGATGGACGACACCGCCCGCAGGGCCCTCCTCGACGCCCCGCTGCCCGCCGACGGCCGCCCGCTCGCCGAACTCGTCGACACCATCGGCCGGGACGTCCTGCCCCACCCGATGGGCAACGGCAACCCGCGCTTCTTCGGCTGGGTCAACTCCGCCCCCGCCCCGGCCGGTGTGCTCGCCACCCTCGCCGCCTCCGCGATGAACCCCAGCTCCGCCGGCGGCGACCACGCCGACGTCCACCTGGAGCGCGCCGTCGTCCGCTGGATCGCCGAGCTCGTCGGCTTCCCGCACCCGGCCGGCGGCGGGCTGCTCACCTCCGGCACCTCCATGGCCACCATCGTCTGCCTGGCCGCCGCCCGGAACCGCGCCGCCCGCCGTGCCGGGTGGGACGTCCGCGAGGACGGCCTGGCGGGCCTGCCGCCGCTGGTCGGCTACGTCACCGGCGAGACCCACTCCTGCGTCCGCAAGGCCGCCGAACTGCTCGGCCTCGGCAGCAGACACCTGCGCACCGTCGCCACCGGCCCGGACGGCCGCCTCGACACCGCCGACCTGCGCGCCGCCGTCGAACGGGACCGGGCCGCCGGGCTGCTGCCGTTCCTCGTCGTCGCCTCGGCCGGCACCGTCGGCACCGGCGCCGTCGACGCCTTCGGCCCGATCGCCGACCTGTGCGCCGAACAGCGCCTGTGGCTGCACGTCGACGGCGCGTACGGCGCCTTCGGCGTCCTCGACCCCGCCATCGCCCACCGCTACGCCGGCCTGGAGCGCGCCGACTCGCTCGCCCTCGACCCGCACAAGTGGCTCGGCGTGCCGGTCGACTGCGGCTGCGCACTGGTCCGCGACACCGAGGAGCTGCGCGGCACCTTCAGCCTCGTCCCGTCCTACCTGCGCGACGAGGCGGCGGGCGCGCTCGGCTGGTTCTCCGAGTACGGCACCGAGCAGACCCGCCCGTTCCGCGCCCTCAAGGTGTGGGCCACCATCGCCCACAGGGGCCGCGCCGGCATCGCCCGCGACATCGCCCGCTGCACGGCCCTGGCCCGCCGACTCGGCGAACTGGTCGAGGCCGACCCGGAGCTGGAGCTGCTGGCCGAGGTGCAGACCTCGATCGTCGCCTTCCGGTTCCGGCCTGCCGGGCTGGACGAGACCGCCCTCGACGCGCTCAACCGGGAGCTTCCCGTCGCGGTGCAGCGGCGCGGCAGGGTCTTCGTCACCGGCGCCCGGCTGGACGGCACGGAGATGCTGCGCGCCTGCCTCCTGAACGCCGCCACCACCGAGGCCGACCTGGAACTCCTGCTCACCGAAGTCGGGGCGGCCGCTCACGCCTTGCGACCGTAA